ATCGAGCGCGACGACGGGCCCACCGTACTCGGCGACGTACACGTGCTCGTCGACCGCGAACCACCGCGTCCCGACCGCGTTCCCGCTCCGCCAGCGCTCGCGGCCGCTGGACGCGTCCCGCGCGACGACGCCGTCGCGTTCGGAGTGGTGATAGACGACGCCGTCGCGACCGACCGGCGTCGCGCCGACGTCGAGCGCCGGCGGCATCGGGTACCACGTCGACCCGTCGGACCCCAGCGGGTACGACCAGCGCGCGGCGATCCGGCCGCCGACCGGCGAGTCGACGCCACCGGTGGCGTCGTACGCGTCGACGCCCGTCGTGTCGCCGGCGACGAGCGTCGGCGTCCGGTAGCCGTCGGCGGCGGCGAGTGCGAGGCCGCGACCGCCGTCGTCGATCCGACCCCGGACGGTCCCGTCGCCGCGGTCGACGACGGTCACCTCGCCGTCCGGGACGAGGATCGCGCCGTCGTAACACACCGGCTGTGCACCGCCGAGGGTTGGCGATTCGAGCGGCGTCCGGAACGCCGTCTCGACGTCGTCGGTCGGTGGACTGGCGTCCGCTCGATGGTTCGTGCGGCCGGCGTCGTAGCCCTGCATGGGCCACGCCGACGCGCTCACGGCTGGTCCGTCACCGCCGAGGCAGCCGGCGAGGGCGGCGACCGCGGCGCTCGCACTGGCGGCGAGGACGCCGCGTCTGGACGTCGATCGCCGCGACGATTCGTTCGTCGTACTGGAGTGGGGAGGGCTCGATGGCAACGCATGCGCTTCGACCACCCCGGAAAAGTATCTTCTCCTCGAGAGGTCGGGGTCGTGCCTACTGAGCGTCCTGCACCCACACCGTCTTCTCGTTCACGAACTCAGTGATGCCGTGCCGGGCGAGCTCGCGCCCGTACCCGGAGTCCTTGATGCCGCCGAAGGGGACGCGCGGGTCGGACTTCGTGAGTTCGTTCACGAACGTACAGCCCGCCTCGATCTCGCGGGCGACGCGCTCGCCGCGCTCCAGGTCCTCGGTCCAGATGGAGGCGCCGAGGCCGAGCGTCGAGTCGTTCGCGAGGTCGATCGCGTCGCGCTCGCTGTCGACGCGGAACACGGCCGCGACCGGGCCGAACGTCTCCTCGCAGGCCGCGGCGGCGTCCGGCGGGACGTCCGTCAGCACCGTCGGCGGGTAGAAGTAGCCGTCGCCCTCCATGGGTTCGCCGCCACATTCGACGGTCGCCCCGTCGCGCACGCTCCGCTGCACCTGGTCGTGGAGGTCCTCCATGAGGTCCTCGCGCGCCTGCGGGCCGACGTCGGTCGCCTCGTCGGTCGGGTCGCCGACCGTCTGGGCTTCCATCTCGTCGACGAACTGCTCCACGAACTCGTCGTACACCGCGTCGTGGACGACGAACCGCTTCGCGGCGATACAGGACTGCCCGGAGTTCAAGAGTCGCGCCCGCACGCCGGTCTCGACGGCCGCGTCGACGTCCGCGTCGTCGAGCACCACGAACGGGTCCGCGCCACCGAGTTCGAGCACGGTCTTCTTCAGCTCCTTCCCGGCGGTCTCGGCGACCGCGCGCCCCGCGCGCTCGCTGCCCGTGAGCGTCACCGCCCGAACGCGCTCGTCCTCGATCACTCGCTCCACCTTCGACCCCCCGACGAGGAGGGTCTGGAAGCAGTCCTCGGGGAACCCGGCCTCCGCGAACACCTCCGCGATCGCCATCGCGCACCCCGGGGCGTTCGACGCGTGCTTCAGGACGCCGACGTTCCCCGCGACGAGGTTCGGCGCCGCGAACCGGAACACCTGCCAGAACGGGTAGTTCCACGGCATCACCGCCAGCACGACGCCCAGGGGCTGGTGGACGACCTTCGCCTCCGCCTCCGGCGGGCTCGGGAGCGTCTCGTCCTGG
Above is a genomic segment from Halorubellus sp. JP-L1 containing:
- a CDS encoding PQQ-binding-like beta-propeller repeat protein, giving the protein MPSSPPHSSTTNESSRRSTSRRGVLAASASAAVAALAGCLGGDGPAVSASAWPMQGYDAGRTNHRADASPPTDDVETAFRTPLESPTLGGAQPVCYDGAILVPDGEVTVVDRGDGTVRGRIDDGGRGLALAAADGYRTPTLVAGDTTGVDAYDATGGVDSPVGGRIAARWSYPLGSDGSTWYPMPPALDVGATPVGRDGVVYHHSERDGVVARDASSGRERWRSGNAVGTRWFAVDEHVYVAEYGGPVVALDREDGSRVWTHDPDADGVRWGGVAAADGTVYANDGRGVTALDATSGGAVRWRSAEGDQHLDTCVPTVTDDRVVVPGSDVVVGFDRETGTPAWRRAIAPSRPPHLTAAGDLLLVPRVGYGLVALDATTGRTAWEYLSERPAPFGMPVVADGRAYVSTGEALVCLEGSR
- a CDS encoding NAD-dependent succinate-semialdehyde dehydrogenase; amino-acid sequence: MERVNPATGETFDTVETHTDAEVDEFLEAAHERYLSWRDVELHERCELMANAADVLRENVEEYAQIMTQEMGKPIASARSEVEKCAWVCEHYAEHAGSYLQDETLPSPPEAEAKVVHQPLGVVLAVMPWNYPFWQVFRFAAPNLVAGNVGVLKHASNAPGCAMAIAEVFAEAGFPEDCFQTLLVGGSKVERVIEDERVRAVTLTGSERAGRAVAETAGKELKKTVLELGGADPFVVLDDADVDAAVETGVRARLLNSGQSCIAAKRFVVHDAVYDEFVEQFVDEMEAQTVGDPTDEATDVGPQAREDLMEDLHDQVQRSVRDGATVECGGEPMEGDGYFYPPTVLTDVPPDAAAACEETFGPVAAVFRVDSERDAIDLANDSTLGLGASIWTEDLERGERVAREIEAGCTFVNELTKSDPRVPFGGIKDSGYGRELARHGITEFVNEKTVWVQDAQ